The following proteins are co-located in the Nonlabens ponticola genome:
- a CDS encoding co-chaperone GroES gives MALNIQPLSDRVLVEPMAAEQKTASGLYIPDTAKEKPQQGKVVAVGKGKKDHDMTVKVGDTVLYGKYGGTELKLDGNDYLMMREDDILAIV, from the coding sequence ATGGCATTAAATATTCAACCTCTCTCAGATAGAGTTCTTGTCGAACCTATGGCCGCAGAACAAAAAACAGCGTCTGGTTTATACATTCCTGACACTGCTAAAGAGAAACCACAACAAGGTAAAGTGGTGGCTGTAGGTAAAGGGAAAAAGGATCACGATATGACTGTAAAAGTGGGTGACACCGTGCTTTATGGTAAGTATGGCGGCACAGAGTTAAAGCTGGATGGTAACGACTATTTAATGATGCGAGAAGATGATATTCTTGCAATCGTGTAG
- a CDS encoding endonuclease, translating into MKQLLLLSGLLMASLGWAQVPSYYNDVDINLTGSSLRSELASKVSSTQTTNLSYTPGVWNAMKQADLDPTNSNDVILIYGYNDNDGISNTDRTRSKNENGGGSTDWNREHVYPKSLGNPNLGTTGPGSDMHHLRPADVSRNGSRSNRKFADGSGNSRITAQGHWYPGDEFKGDVARMMMFMYVRYGSRCLPKNVGVGTAASADSNMLNLFLEWNVEDPVDNYELNRNNIIEGIQGNRNPFIDNPAFATAIWNGPQAEDRFGTGTGSGGGNSLCSTTITSLPYVESFESGFGAWSQAGNDDFNWSRKSGGTPSSGTGPSSASSGSDYIFMESSSPNYSSKRAVLYSPCVNIPSSGSPQFEFKYHMYGASNMGSLSVQASLDGTNWNTIWSRSGNQGNQWRTATLNLDSFKGEKLQLRFNGVTGTTWQGDMAVDNVKFTNTTTTQPSSYDITMRITFDNYPAETSWEIRNSNNQLATSGNNYGDRTPGSTITINKTLAPGCYTLVFKDSYGDGICCAYGNGSYTLTSTSENRVLASGGSFGSTDTKTFCVPAGGKSVEENVSELSSGLQIYPVPVTSQLFINSESAIDGYRIINTLGQTVRQSDEVVSDINVSELSAGTYFIELNIEDEKVIKQFIKQ; encoded by the coding sequence ATGAAACAACTATTACTTCTCTCTGGCTTATTGATGGCATCACTAGGCTGGGCGCAAGTGCCATCCTATTATAATGATGTGGACATCAATCTTACAGGATCTTCTCTCAGGTCAGAGCTGGCATCAAAAGTATCCAGTACGCAAACCACCAACTTGTCCTACACACCAGGCGTATGGAATGCCATGAAGCAAGCAGATCTTGACCCAACAAATTCTAACGATGTAATCCTTATTTACGGATACAATGATAATGATGGCATCTCAAACACAGATCGCACGCGTAGCAAGAACGAAAATGGTGGCGGCAGCACTGATTGGAATCGAGAGCACGTCTATCCTAAATCACTGGGAAATCCCAATCTAGGAACAACTGGGCCAGGATCTGACATGCACCACCTGCGACCAGCAGACGTGTCCAGAAATGGATCTCGCAGCAACCGCAAGTTTGCTGATGGTAGCGGTAATTCAAGAATCACTGCTCAAGGTCACTGGTATCCTGGTGACGAGTTTAAAGGCGATGTCGCGCGCATGATGATGTTTATGTATGTGCGCTATGGCAGTCGTTGCTTGCCCAAAAATGTAGGTGTAGGAACGGCTGCAAGTGCTGACAGTAATATGCTTAATTTATTCTTAGAATGGAATGTGGAAGATCCTGTAGATAATTATGAGCTAAATCGCAATAACATTATCGAAGGTATTCAAGGAAACCGTAATCCATTTATTGATAATCCAGCTTTTGCAACTGCGATCTGGAACGGCCCACAGGCTGAGGATCGATTTGGAACAGGAACTGGTTCTGGTGGCGGCAATTCTCTTTGTTCAACCACTATAACTTCCTTGCCTTATGTTGAGAGTTTCGAATCTGGTTTTGGTGCATGGAGTCAAGCTGGAAATGATGATTTTAACTGGTCTCGCAAATCTGGTGGCACACCATCTAGTGGTACTGGTCCATCCAGCGCATCTTCAGGCAGTGATTATATTTTCATGGAATCTTCATCGCCTAATTACAGTAGTAAGCGTGCTGTATTATATAGTCCATGTGTAAATATTCCATCTTCCGGATCGCCTCAATTTGAATTCAAGTATCATATGTATGGAGCTAGTAACATGGGTAGTCTATCGGTACAGGCTAGCCTGGATGGCACTAATTGGAACACCATCTGGTCACGCAGTGGTAATCAAGGCAACCAGTGGCGCACGGCAACGTTGAATCTTGATAGCTTTAAAGGAGAAAAACTCCAATTGAGATTCAATGGTGTTACTGGCACGACCTGGCAAGGCGATATGGCTGTTGATAACGTTAAGTTTACTAATACGACCACAACACAGCCGTCTAGCTATGATATCACAATGCGCATCACCTTTGACAATTATCCTGCTGAGACTAGCTGGGAAATTAGAAACAGTAACAATCAGCTAGCAACTTCTGGAAACAATTATGGTGACAGAACGCCTGGATCTACCATAACGATTAACAAGACGCTAGCACCTGGTTGTTATACTCTTGTTTTCAAGGATAGTTACGGTGATGGTATTTGCTGCGCTTATGGTAATGGTTCTTACACGCTTACATCAACTAGCGAGAATAGGGTACTGGCATCTGGTGGGTCTTTTGGATCTACGGATACTAAAACTTTCTGTGTTCCAGCAGGTGGTAAATCTGTAGAAGAAAATGTCTCTGAATTAAGCAGCGGACTCCAAATTTATCCAGTGCCAGTAACAAGCCAGTTGTTCATCAATAGCGAGAGCGCGATCGATGGTTATCGCATCATAAACACGCTGGGACAAACCGTGCGACAATCTGATGAGGTCGTGTCAGATATAAATGTAAGCGAACTTTCTGCCGGCACTTATTTCATTGAATTGAATATCGAGGACGAGAAAGTCATCAAGCAGTTTATCAAACAATAA
- the miaB gene encoding tRNA (N6-isopentenyl adenosine(37)-C2)-methylthiotransferase MiaB — MEKIIEEEKQGTTVAVAPKSENKRKLYIESYGCQMNFADSEVVASIMATQGFNTTNVLEDADLVLVNTCSIRDKAEQTVRKRLEKYNRVKRKSNPNMKVGVLGCMAERLKSKFLEEEKIVDMVVGPDAYKDLPNLLTEIDEGRDAVNVILSKDETYGDIAPVRLNTNGVTAFVSITRGCDNMCTFCVVPFTRGRERSRDPYSILEEVNDLWDKGFKEVTLLGQNVDSYLWYGGGLKKDFKKASKMAKATAVDFAQLLHKVANAQPNMRVRFSTSNPQDISDDVLHAIAAHRNICNYIHLPVQSGSDRILKEMNRLHTREEYMRLIDRVHAIIPNCAISQDMIAGFPTETEEDHKDTLSLMEYVKYDYGFMFAYSERPGTMAARKMEDDVPEDVKKRRLNEIIAVQRRTGHERAQFFVGKTVECLIEKESKKSPDEWAGRNTQNYVAVFPKENYKVGDYVMVKITDCTSATLIGEAVGYSDMVGPTTLDQ; from the coding sequence ATGGAAAAGATTATTGAAGAAGAAAAACAGGGAACTACTGTCGCCGTAGCACCCAAAAGTGAGAACAAACGCAAGCTTTATATAGAAAGTTACGGCTGCCAGATGAACTTTGCAGACAGTGAGGTCGTGGCATCCATTATGGCAACGCAAGGATTTAATACTACAAATGTACTTGAGGACGCAGACCTTGTGCTGGTCAATACTTGCAGCATACGCGACAAGGCAGAACAAACCGTGCGCAAACGACTGGAAAAGTACAATCGCGTGAAGCGCAAGTCTAATCCCAACATGAAAGTTGGCGTGCTGGGCTGCATGGCAGAGCGTCTTAAATCCAAGTTCTTGGAAGAGGAAAAAATCGTGGACATGGTCGTAGGGCCAGATGCCTACAAGGATTTACCAAACCTTTTGACTGAAATTGACGAAGGACGTGACGCGGTCAACGTTATATTGAGTAAAGACGAGACTTATGGCGATATCGCGCCGGTACGTTTAAATACTAATGGTGTCACTGCATTTGTTTCCATTACTCGTGGTTGTGATAATATGTGCACTTTTTGCGTGGTACCTTTTACCAGAGGTCGCGAGCGCAGCCGCGATCCATACTCTATACTTGAAGAGGTAAACGATCTATGGGATAAAGGATTTAAGGAAGTAACCTTATTGGGTCAAAATGTAGATTCATACTTATGGTACGGTGGCGGTCTCAAAAAGGACTTTAAAAAAGCCAGTAAAATGGCCAAGGCAACCGCGGTAGATTTTGCCCAGCTATTACATAAGGTGGCCAATGCGCAACCTAATATGCGCGTACGTTTCTCAACGAGCAATCCACAAGATATAAGCGATGATGTGCTACACGCAATTGCCGCACATCGTAACATTTGTAATTACATTCACCTGCCCGTACAATCTGGTAGCGATCGCATATTAAAAGAAATGAACAGGCTTCACACTCGTGAAGAGTACATGAGACTTATTGATCGCGTTCACGCCATCATTCCTAATTGTGCGATATCACAAGATATGATTGCCGGTTTCCCTACTGAGACCGAAGAAGACCATAAGGATACCTTAAGCCTGATGGAATATGTGAAATATGACTACGGTTTTATGTTTGCCTATTCTGAAAGACCAGGAACCATGGCAGCACGCAAGATGGAAGACGATGTGCCAGAAGATGTGAAAAAGCGAAGACTCAACGAGATCATTGCGGTGCAGCGTCGTACGGGTCATGAACGTGCTCAGTTTTTTGTAGGTAAAACTGTTGAATGCCTTATTGAAAAGGAATCAAAGAAATCACCCGATGAATGGGCTGGTCGCAACACCCAAAATTATGTGGCTGTATTCCCTAAAGAGAATTATAAGGTAGGCGATTATGTAATGGTGAAAATTACAGATTGTACCAGTGCAACCTTAATAGGTGAAGCTGTTGGTTATAGCGATATGGTAGGACCTACAACATTGGATCAATAA
- the topA gene encoding type I DNA topoisomerase, translated as MAKNLVIVESPAKAKTIEKFLGKDYKVASSFGHIADLPAKELGVAVDKDFEPKYIVSSDKKDLVKKLKKMAAESETVWLASDEDREGEAIAWHLAEQLDLKEENTKRIVFNAITKSAVQHAIDNPRTIDYDLVNAQQARRVLDRIVGYEISPILWRKVKGGASAGRVQSVAVRLIVEREDEVLNFKPQASYRVDAVFETADGSSFKAKLPSNIKSRKAAEEFLGLNKKAKFKIADLTKKPAKKSPAPPFTTSTLQQEASRKLFFNVSRTMQLAQRLYEAGLITYMRTDSVNLSKEAKSSASAEIQKAYGKEFHKERNYKGKSKGAQEAHEAIRPTDFALHSAGADRDQTRLYELIWKRAIASQMSDAQLERTNVVIEADTHDKNFTANGEIVKFEGFLKVYLESTDDEDLEQQGLLPELKTGQSLSNKRIVATERFTRPPYRYTEASLVKKLEELGIGRPSTYAPTITTIQNRKYVQKGINTGEERSYAQLTLADGEVQEETLTETTGSDKGKLVPTDVGRVVNEFLVEHFGNILDYNFTAKVEESFDNIAEGKEEWKDMMDHFYKDFHPTVTDVAENAEREVGERILGTDSKTGKPISVRLGRFGPMAQIGTVEDEEKPQFASLLPSQSLNTVTLEEVMDLFKLPRTVGEYNGHPVEVNQGRFGPYVKFNEKTFVSLEDTDDPLTLTFDRAAELIAQKEKADAPIYMYDEQPVTKGVGRFGPYIKWAGMFISVNKKYDFDNLTNDDIETLIKDKIQKEKDKLIVDWEDEGIRIEKARWGRHNIIKGKTKVELAKTIDPLKITLEKAKEMIAKKAPKKKAAAKKKTATKKKAAPKKKAATKTKSKAKKK; from the coding sequence ATGGCAAAGAATCTAGTGATAGTGGAGTCGCCTGCAAAGGCAAAGACGATTGAGAAGTTTCTAGGTAAGGATTATAAGGTGGCGTCGAGTTTTGGCCACATTGCAGACCTGCCAGCAAAGGAGCTGGGCGTAGCGGTGGATAAGGATTTTGAACCTAAATATATCGTGAGTAGCGACAAGAAGGATCTTGTCAAAAAACTCAAGAAAATGGCAGCCGAATCTGAAACGGTGTGGCTGGCTAGCGATGAGGATCGAGAAGGTGAGGCCATTGCGTGGCACCTAGCAGAACAACTAGATTTAAAGGAGGAAAATACCAAGCGCATTGTCTTTAATGCGATTACAAAAAGTGCGGTGCAACACGCCATCGATAATCCACGTACTATTGATTATGATCTTGTAAATGCACAACAAGCACGTCGCGTGCTGGATCGTATTGTTGGATATGAAATATCTCCTATATTATGGAGAAAGGTAAAGGGCGGTGCCAGTGCTGGTCGTGTACAATCCGTCGCTGTGCGATTGATCGTCGAGCGCGAGGATGAGGTGCTTAACTTTAAACCACAAGCTTCTTATAGGGTAGATGCTGTTTTTGAAACAGCAGATGGTAGCAGTTTCAAAGCAAAATTGCCGTCAAACATCAAATCAAGAAAGGCAGCCGAAGAATTTCTAGGCCTTAATAAAAAAGCCAAATTCAAAATTGCTGATCTCACTAAAAAGCCAGCAAAAAAATCGCCAGCACCACCATTTACTACATCAACATTACAGCAAGAAGCATCGCGCAAATTGTTCTTTAATGTAAGTCGTACCATGCAACTAGCACAACGATTGTATGAGGCTGGTCTCATTACCTATATGAGAACGGATAGCGTCAACCTGAGCAAGGAGGCGAAATCTAGCGCCAGTGCCGAGATTCAAAAAGCTTACGGTAAGGAATTTCACAAGGAACGCAATTATAAAGGCAAGTCAAAAGGTGCTCAAGAAGCGCACGAGGCCATACGCCCTACAGATTTTGCATTGCACAGCGCTGGCGCAGATCGTGACCAGACCAGATTGTATGAGCTTATCTGGAAACGTGCCATAGCATCCCAAATGAGTGATGCACAACTGGAGAGAACTAATGTTGTTATTGAGGCAGACACGCACGATAAAAACTTTACTGCAAACGGTGAGATCGTAAAATTTGAAGGTTTCCTAAAAGTATATCTAGAAAGCACTGATGATGAAGATCTTGAACAACAAGGATTGTTACCAGAGCTTAAAACAGGACAGTCGTTATCAAATAAAAGAATCGTCGCAACTGAACGTTTTACAAGACCACCATACAGATATACCGAGGCTTCACTAGTCAAAAAATTAGAGGAACTAGGAATAGGGCGACCATCTACTTATGCGCCAACCATTACCACCATACAGAATCGTAAGTATGTGCAAAAGGGTATCAATACCGGTGAAGAACGATCGTATGCACAATTGACACTAGCTGATGGTGAGGTACAGGAAGAAACGCTGACTGAAACTACAGGAAGCGATAAAGGGAAACTGGTACCTACTGACGTGGGTAGAGTAGTGAACGAGTTTTTAGTAGAGCATTTTGGCAATATTCTAGACTACAATTTTACCGCCAAGGTTGAAGAGTCCTTTGACAACATCGCTGAAGGAAAAGAGGAATGGAAAGACATGATGGATCATTTCTACAAAGACTTTCATCCAACTGTTACCGACGTGGCAGAAAATGCAGAGCGTGAGGTAGGTGAGCGTATCCTGGGAACTGATTCTAAAACAGGCAAGCCGATTTCCGTGCGATTGGGGCGATTTGGTCCAATGGCTCAGATAGGAACCGTCGAAGATGAAGAAAAGCCGCAGTTTGCAAGTTTATTACCATCACAATCACTTAATACAGTAACGCTAGAAGAGGTTATGGATCTCTTCAAATTACCTAGAACGGTAGGCGAGTATAATGGTCATCCTGTTGAGGTGAATCAAGGACGATTCGGCCCTTATGTTAAGTTCAATGAGAAAACATTTGTTTCTCTTGAAGATACTGATGATCCATTGACGCTAACTTTTGATCGTGCAGCAGAGTTGATCGCTCAAAAAGAAAAGGCTGATGCTCCTATATATATGTATGACGAGCAACCTGTGACTAAAGGTGTCGGACGATTTGGTCCTTATATTAAATGGGCTGGCATGTTTATATCAGTCAATAAAAAGTATGATTTTGATAACTTGACTAACGATGATATTGAGACCTTGATCAAGGACAAGATCCAGAAAGAGAAAGATAAGCTTATCGTGGATTGGGAAGATGAAGGCATACGTATTGAAAAAGCGCGTTGGGGTCGTCACAACATCATCAAAGGCAAGACCAAAGTCGAGCTGGCAAAAACGATTGATCCCTTGAAAATCACGTTAGAAAAAGCCAAGGAGATGATTGCCAAAAAGGCTCCTAAGAAAAAAGCGGCAGCCAAAAAGAAAACGGCCACCAAGAAAAAAGCTGCACCTAAAAAGAAAGCAGCTACAAAGACAAAATCAAAAGCTAAAAAGAAGTAG
- the groL gene encoding chaperonin GroEL (60 kDa chaperone family; promotes refolding of misfolded polypeptides especially under stressful conditions; forms two stacked rings of heptamers to form a barrel-shaped 14mer; ends can be capped by GroES; misfolded proteins enter the barrel where they are refolded when GroES binds), with product MAKDIKFDIEARDGIKRGVDALANAVKVTLGPKGRNVIIGKSFGAPVVTKDGVSVAKEIELENELENMGAQMVKEVASKTNDLAGDGTTTATVLAQAIVKEGLKNVAAGANPMDLKRGIDQAVEAIVKDLEKQAKKVGDSSEMIKQVASISANNDEVIGDLIAKAFGKVGKEGVITVEEAKGTETYVDVVEGMQFDRGYLSPYFVTNSEKMTTELENPYILLFDKKISTMKDLMPVLEPVAQTGKPLLIIAEDVDGEALATLVVNKLRGALKIAAVKAPGFGDRRKAMLEDIAILTGGTVISEERGFTLENATIDMLGTAEKVDINKDNTTIVNGSGSNKDITARVGQIKSQIENTTSDYDKEKLQERLAKLAGGVAVLYVGAASEVEMKEKKDRVDDALHATRAAVEEGIVAGGGVALVRAKSVLAKLKAANFDQETGISIVTRAIESPLRTIVENAGGEGSVVVSKILESKGNQGYDAKNDKYVDMLKEGIIDPKKVTRVALENAASVSGMILTTECALVEVKEDAPAGGGMPGGMPGGMGGMM from the coding sequence ATGGCAAAAGATATAAAATTTGATATTGAAGCTAGAGACGGCATCAAGCGTGGTGTGGATGCTCTAGCAAATGCAGTAAAAGTAACTTTAGGACCAAAGGGTCGTAATGTAATTATAGGAAAATCATTTGGCGCGCCAGTCGTGACCAAAGATGGTGTGAGCGTTGCTAAAGAAATCGAGCTTGAGAACGAGCTTGAGAACATGGGTGCGCAAATGGTAAAAGAGGTCGCTAGTAAGACTAACGATCTTGCAGGTGACGGTACAACTACAGCGACCGTTCTTGCTCAAGCAATCGTCAAAGAAGGTTTGAAGAACGTTGCTGCTGGTGCAAACCCAATGGACCTTAAAAGAGGTATCGACCAGGCGGTTGAGGCCATCGTGAAAGATCTTGAGAAGCAAGCCAAAAAAGTTGGTGACTCTAGTGAGATGATCAAGCAGGTAGCAAGCATTTCTGCAAACAATGATGAGGTTATTGGTGATTTAATTGCTAAGGCCTTTGGGAAAGTTGGTAAAGAAGGTGTGATCACCGTCGAGGAAGCAAAGGGAACTGAAACTTATGTGGATGTTGTAGAAGGTATGCAGTTTGACCGCGGTTACCTATCTCCATACTTTGTGACAAACAGCGAGAAAATGACTACAGAGCTTGAGAATCCATACATCTTGTTATTTGACAAGAAGATCTCAACGATGAAAGATTTGATGCCAGTATTGGAACCTGTTGCACAAACAGGTAAGCCATTATTGATTATTGCCGAGGATGTTGATGGCGAAGCGCTTGCAACTCTAGTAGTAAACAAATTGCGTGGCGCACTAAAGATTGCAGCTGTTAAGGCTCCAGGATTTGGTGACCGTCGTAAAGCAATGCTAGAGGATATAGCGATTCTTACTGGTGGAACAGTGATTAGCGAAGAGCGTGGATTCACACTTGAGAACGCTACGATCGATATGTTAGGTACTGCAGAGAAAGTGGATATCAACAAGGACAACACAACTATAGTGAATGGTAGTGGTTCTAATAAAGATATCACCGCTCGTGTAGGCCAAATCAAGTCACAGATTGAGAACACAACATCTGACTATGACAAAGAGAAACTTCAAGAGCGTCTTGCAAAACTTGCTGGTGGTGTTGCCGTACTTTATGTTGGTGCCGCGAGTGAAGTTGAGATGAAGGAGAAAAAAGACCGTGTAGATGATGCACTACACGCGACCAGAGCTGCCGTTGAAGAAGGTATCGTTGCTGGTGGTGGCGTTGCACTAGTAAGAGCAAAGTCTGTTCTTGCAAAACTTAAGGCAGCAAACTTTGATCAAGAAACTGGTATCTCTATCGTTACTAGAGCTATCGAGAGCCCATTGAGAACCATTGTAGAGAATGCAGGTGGTGAAGGAAGTGTCGTTGTATCAAAAATTCTTGAATCAAAAGGCAACCAAGGATACGATGCTAAAAACGATAAGTATGTTGACATGCTCAAGGAAGGTATCATTGATCCTAAAAAGGTAACTCGTGTGGCATTAGAAAATGCAGCATCAGTTTCTGGAATGATCTTGACTACTGAGTGTGCACTTGTTGAAGTGAAAGAAGATGCACCAGCTGGTGGTGGCATGCCAGGTGGTATGCCAGGCGGCATGGGTGGCATGATGTAA
- the lptE gene encoding LPS assembly lipoprotein LptE, producing MTYRGFTIAFLILVATQLNSCGFYSLSGVSIPDNVKTFEAPFFQNVATQVEVGIARDYTLALQDLIQDQSSLSLVTNNGDYIYQGEITRYNISPITATANNTASQNRLTIGINLRFTNTKIPDESFEKGYSFYHDYPAATLLQGAALEEALDVIFTQITQEMFNDTLAKW from the coding sequence ATGACTTATAGAGGTTTTACCATTGCGTTTCTAATATTGGTAGCCACTCAACTCAACAGTTGTGGTTTCTATAGTTTATCGGGTGTTTCTATTCCAGATAATGTAAAGACTTTTGAAGCTCCATTTTTTCAAAATGTGGCGACTCAGGTAGAAGTAGGTATTGCAAGAGATTATACACTGGCGTTACAGGATCTTATACAAGATCAAAGCAGCTTGTCGCTAGTAACCAATAATGGTGATTACATATATCAAGGAGAAATAACTCGATACAACATCTCTCCTATTACTGCGACTGCAAACAACACAGCATCTCAAAACAGGCTAACTATAGGAATCAACCTTAGGTTTACCAATACTAAAATTCCTGATGAGAGTTTTGAAAAAGGTTATAGCTTTTATCATGATTATCCAGCGGCAACCTTACTTCAAGGAGCTGCGCTGGAAGAAGCGCTCGATGTGATATTTACACAAATCACGCAGGAAATGTTCAATGATACATTGGCCAAATGGTAA
- a CDS encoding sigma-54-dependent transcriptional regulator, whose amino-acid sequence MESVQAVKQRFELIGNDPAFNRAVEKALQVAPTDISVLVTGESGVGKESIPRIIHSQSFRKHAKYIAVNCGAIPDGTIDSELFGHEKGAFTGATQTRSGYFEVADGGTIFLDEVGELPLPTQVRLLRVLENGEFLKVGSSQTQKTDVRIVAATNVNMFQAIEDGKFREDLYYRLSTVEIELPPLRDRKGDIHLLFRKFASDFANKYKMPTLRLDEQAVGLLTNYRWSGNIRQLRNIAEQISVLEKDRDIDARTLQNYLPDAGKNLPAVINSSSKKSDSEFANEREILYKVLFDMKNDLNDLKKLTNELMTNGVDQDVPEQNKQLINRLYGEDENSYDYEEVIDQAYEVSQEDTLPKPATPVHSEVETTTDRYDFAQEIEEEESLSLVDKEIELIKKSLARHQGKRKAAADDLGISERTLYRKIKQYDL is encoded by the coding sequence ATGGAAAGTGTACAAGCGGTCAAGCAACGATTTGAACTTATAGGTAACGACCCAGCATTTAATCGTGCGGTAGAAAAGGCATTGCAGGTAGCGCCTACTGATATATCGGTATTAGTAACTGGTGAAAGTGGTGTAGGTAAAGAGAGCATTCCGCGGATTATTCACTCGCAATCATTCCGCAAACATGCAAAGTATATTGCGGTCAACTGTGGTGCAATACCAGATGGGACGATTGATTCAGAGCTTTTTGGGCATGAGAAAGGTGCTTTTACAGGTGCGACTCAAACAAGATCAGGATATTTTGAGGTGGCAGATGGTGGTACCATTTTTCTAGATGAAGTAGGTGAATTACCGTTGCCTACCCAAGTGCGATTACTGCGTGTTCTAGAGAATGGTGAATTCCTTAAAGTAGGATCCTCGCAAACTCAAAAAACAGACGTCCGCATCGTGGCAGCGACTAATGTCAATATGTTTCAAGCGATAGAAGATGGTAAGTTCAGGGAAGACCTTTACTATCGTTTGAGTACGGTAGAAATTGAATTACCTCCGTTGCGTGATCGCAAAGGCGATATTCACTTACTATTCCGCAAGTTCGCGTCTGACTTTGCCAATAAATATAAGATGCCCACATTACGACTGGATGAACAAGCAGTAGGTCTGCTTACCAATTATCGCTGGAGCGGTAACATACGACAGCTGCGCAACATTGCAGAACAGATAAGCGTTCTAGAAAAAGATCGAGACATTGATGCACGCACCTTGCAAAATTACCTGCCAGATGCTGGCAAAAATCTACCGGCTGTCATTAATTCATCATCTAAGAAATCTGATAGTGAGTTTGCTAATGAGCGCGAGATACTTTACAAAGTGTTGTTTGACATGAAAAACGATCTAAACGATCTTAAAAAACTGACTAACGAGTTGATGACAAATGGTGTTGATCAAGATGTTCCAGAACAGAACAAGCAATTGATCAACAGATTATATGGCGAGGACGAGAATAGCTATGATTATGAAGAAGTCATCGATCAGGCCTATGAAGTAAGCCAAGAAGATACGCTACCTAAGCCTGCTACGCCAGTTCATAGCGAGGTGGAAACAACGACAGATCGATATGATTTTGCTCAAGAGATTGAAGAAGAAGAATCTTTATCGTTAGTGGATAAAGAAATAGAATTAATCAAAAAATCACTGGCCAGACATCAAGGCAAACGCAAGGCAGCAGCAGATGATCTAGGAATTTCAGAACGAACCTTATACCGTAAAATAAAGCAATATGACTTATAG
- the secG gene encoding preprotein translocase subunit SecG has translation MTTFYIFLGLIVLVAFLLVVVIMVQNPKGGGLSSSFGGGGTQQLGGVKKTGDFLDKSTWVLSTALLLLILAASTFLIKERQGNTIQITDPSAVETPVIPANDNTVLPETE, from the coding sequence ATGACTACGTTTTATATATTTCTAGGCCTTATCGTACTGGTAGCCTTTCTATTAGTTGTTGTGATTATGGTTCAAAACCCTAAAGGTGGTGGACTTTCTTCCAGCTTTGGAGGTGGTGGCACACAGCAATTAGGTGGTGTAAAAAAGACTGGAGACTTTCTAGACAAGAGTACTTGGGTACTTTCTACAGCACTGTTGCTATTGATTCTTGCAGCAAGTACTTTCCTGATCAAGGAACGTCAAGGCAACACGATTCAAATCACAGATCCTAGCGCCGTTGAAACTCCTGTAATCCCAGCAAACGATAACACCGTACTGCCAGAAACTGAATAG